The Teredinibacter sp. KSP-S5-2 genomic interval ATAGTTGTACTAATGTGCGCGACAACCGCTCATAGCAAAAATTTATATGACCTGAATATGGAAAGCCTGCAAAGCGGTGAAAGAATTGCTCTGCAGGATTACCAGGGGAAAATTGTCTTACTGAGTTTTTTTGAACCGGAATGCACTTGGTGCTATCGACAAATGAAAGCCTTTAATCGCATACAGGAACACTGTGATCATTCGGTACAACCAATTGCAGTTGGCATAAACGGTAAACCACAGCGGCTTCAAAAAGAAATT includes:
- a CDS encoding TlpA disulfide reductase family protein, with protein sequence MKSQFLIPLVWIVVLMCATTAHSKNLYDLNMESLQSGERIALQDYQGKIVLLSFFEPECTWCYRQMKAFNRIQEHCDHSVQPIAVGINGKPQRLQKEIRKAKIQYPALRATSELLNQIGEIPATPWTLVTDPQGTVLGHLRGYIPEPAIRKILGNACPENN